One Chitinispirillales bacterium genomic window carries:
- a CDS encoding type II toxin-antitoxin system PemK/MazF family toxin, producing MTRGEIWWVDFGDPIGSEPGYKRPAFVIQNNKLNDTRLATTIVLPITSNLTLKDIKGNVFLDKNISMLSKNSVILAHQIVCVDKNALLERVSCLTDRNITKLIEKELLFVLGCEEKN from the coding sequence ATGACACGTGGTGAAATTTGGTGGGTAGATTTCGGCGATCCTATAGGCAGTGAACCGGGATATAAACGCCCCGCATTTGTTATTCAGAACAATAAATTGAACGATACGAGATTAGCGACAACAATAGTTTTACCGATTACAAGTAACTTGACGTTAAAAGACATTAAAGGAAATGTTTTTTTAGATAAAAATATATCAATGCTAAGCAAAAACTCTGTAATTCTTGCGCATCAAATCGTTTGTGTGGACAAAAACGCTTTATTAGAAAGAGTGTCGTGTTTGACAGACAGAAACATAACCAAGTTAATTGAAAAAGAGTTGTTGTTTGTTTTGGGCTGTGAGGAGAAAAATTAA